A genomic region of Thermodesulfobium narugense DSM 14796 contains the following coding sequences:
- a CDS encoding universal stress protein codes for MDRKSVLVAFKNFNVDRSVLKEATRIARSNNAVVYLLNIVERSSFLGVYNPNAEEELLKKAESEIAKAKDYLRSEGVEAFGLVRFGERSEIICDVAKKIKPVRIVIGNRGLKGIKRFLFGGVPERVVKTSPCPVYVVE; via the coding sequence ATGGATCGGAAGTCTGTTTTGGTAGCCTTTAAGAACTTTAATGTAGACAGATCTGTCTTGAAAGAGGCTACAAGGATTGCAAGGTCAAATAATGCTGTCGTTTATCTTCTGAACATAGTCGAGCGCTCTAGTTTCCTTGGGGTATATAACCCTAATGCTGAAGAAGAACTTCTTAAAAAAGCAGAAAGCGAGATTGCAAAGGCAAAAGACTATCTCAGATCAGAAGGTGTCGAAGCGTTTGGACTTGTAAGATTTGGCGAAAGAAGTGAAATAATATGCGACGTTGCTAAAAAAATAAAACCAGTAAGAATTGTAATTGGAAACAGAGGGCTTAAAGGTATAAAGAGATTTTTGTTTGGTGGAGTACCAGAAAGAGTAGTAAAAACTTCGCCTTGCCCTGTATATGTTGTAGAATAG
- the alaS gene encoding alanine--tRNA ligase: MTSDDIRRLFLNYFKERGHTVLPSFSLVPEDPTILFTIAGMVPFKPYFLGREEPPFKRATTSQKCLRTNDIEEVGKTARHHTFFEMLGNFSFGDYFKEKAIPFAWVFVTEVLHLQKERLFITIYKDDDESYEIWRSLDIPAEKIYRSGEKDNFWSAGPVGPCGPCSEIYYDRGENFGCKRPDCSPLCDCDRFLEIWNLVFMQYNRDEESNLTLLSKKGIDTGMGLERIASVLQGKDSNYETDLIYPIIEKLSSITGIEYKGKGIIPLRVMSDHLRGAVFAISDGVLPSNEGRGYVVRRLLRRALTFSHLSGYQTPFIYKAVPTVSNIYRHSYPELFEKKDYIIDAIRSEEEKFSQSLKDGLSMFNKLMPQIKKDGIISGEIAFLLYDTYGFPVELTKEMAAEFNIGVDIEGFNELLMQRKNLSRQGSQFVDEIITTSFTSEFVGYDNLKTNSKILGIYKNNNEVRSLLAGEEGYIILNKTPFYPESGGQVSDIGYIVSENSTFRVTSVQREKDAIFHFGKVESGSFCAGDYVEAEIDIKRRRLSSSNHTCTHILHAVLREKFGETVKQKGSFVSDELLRFDFFSNALSDEDIADIERSVNKIIMENFKVIVQEMDLEDAIKSGAIALFSDKYKSRVRVVSIDSVSSELCGGTHVKMTGEIGTFVIVKQESIASSVRRIEAFTGLKALKYFQQKRKDLDEIDKILDASGSPLKKSLSILKDFDETKKRLREVTMNYLRMKANNLTVEEIGKFSLYSENLDGFASEDMLFFVDLARNRFDNLILFIYSVNNQSASFVLSISDKLSQSLSAKELAKVITSVTGGGAGGRDKVSQGGIKNINKLNSAIIALKDFLKTV, translated from the coding sequence TTGACTTCAGATGACATTAGACGCCTTTTTTTAAATTATTTTAAAGAGAGAGGCCACACTGTTTTACCAAGTTTTTCGCTTGTTCCAGAAGATCCAACAATTTTGTTTACAATTGCAGGAATGGTTCCATTCAAGCCATATTTTTTAGGAAGAGAAGAACCGCCCTTCAAAAGAGCAACCACTTCTCAGAAATGTTTGAGAACCAATGACATTGAAGAGGTAGGAAAAACCGCCAGACATCATACGTTTTTTGAGATGTTGGGTAACTTTTCCTTTGGCGACTACTTTAAAGAGAAAGCTATCCCTTTTGCGTGGGTTTTTGTTACAGAAGTTTTACATTTGCAAAAGGAAAGGCTTTTTATAACTATATACAAGGATGACGATGAGTCATATGAGATTTGGAGGTCTTTAGACATACCTGCTGAAAAGATTTATCGATCAGGTGAAAAGGATAATTTTTGGTCTGCTGGACCCGTAGGTCCTTGTGGCCCCTGTTCTGAAATATACTATGATAGAGGAGAAAATTTTGGTTGTAAGAGACCTGATTGTTCGCCTCTATGTGATTGTGATAGGTTTCTTGAAATTTGGAATCTTGTTTTTATGCAGTACAATAGAGATGAAGAATCTAACTTAACTTTACTTAGTAAAAAGGGTATAGATACCGGAATGGGACTTGAAAGGATAGCCTCAGTTTTACAAGGAAAGGATTCTAATTATGAGACAGACTTAATATATCCTATTATTGAAAAGCTCTCTTCTATTACGGGAATAGAATACAAAGGAAAAGGGATTATTCCATTAAGAGTTATGTCTGATCATCTAAGAGGTGCTGTTTTTGCAATTTCAGATGGGGTACTTCCTTCGAATGAAGGGAGGGGCTATGTAGTCAGAAGACTTCTGAGAAGGGCTCTTACCTTTTCACACTTGTCAGGATATCAGACTCCATTCATATATAAGGCAGTTCCAACCGTTTCTAACATTTACCGTCATTCATATCCTGAACTCTTTGAGAAAAAAGATTATATTATAGATGCTATAAGATCGGAAGAAGAAAAATTTTCTCAGAGTCTCAAAGATGGTTTAAGCATGTTTAACAAATTAATGCCTCAAATTAAAAAAGATGGTATTATTTCTGGAGAAATTGCATTCTTGCTTTATGATACTTATGGCTTTCCTGTTGAGTTAACTAAAGAAATGGCTGCAGAATTCAATATAGGGGTTGATATTGAGGGATTTAACGAACTGTTGATGCAAAGAAAGAATCTTTCTAGACAGGGGTCCCAGTTTGTAGACGAAATTATAACTACTTCTTTTACTTCAGAATTTGTTGGTTATGATAACCTTAAAACTAATTCAAAAATACTTGGTATATACAAAAATAATAATGAAGTAAGAAGCCTATTAGCTGGGGAAGAAGGCTATATTATCCTGAATAAGACTCCTTTTTATCCGGAGAGCGGTGGTCAGGTTTCTGATATCGGCTATATTGTATCAGAAAATTCTACATTTAGAGTAACAAGTGTGCAAAGGGAAAAGGATGCAATATTTCATTTTGGGAAGGTAGAATCTGGAAGCTTTTGCGCTGGGGATTATGTAGAGGCAGAAATTGATATAAAGCGTAGAAGATTATCTTCAAGCAATCATACCTGTACTCATATTCTACATGCTGTACTTAGAGAAAAATTTGGTGAGACTGTTAAACAAAAAGGTTCGTTTGTTTCAGATGAACTATTAAGATTTGACTTTTTTTCAAATGCTTTGTCTGATGAAGATATTGCTGATATTGAAAGATCTGTAAACAAAATAATAATGGAAAATTTTAAAGTTATAGTTCAGGAAATGGATCTTGAGGATGCAATAAAATCAGGTGCTATAGCTTTGTTTTCAGACAAATATAAGTCCAGGGTTAGAGTGGTAAGTATTGACAGCGTTTCTTCAGAACTGTGTGGTGGTACTCATGTGAAAATGACTGGTGAAATTGGTACATTTGTTATTGTGAAACAAGAGTCTATTGCAAGTTCTGTTAGGAGGATTGAAGCGTTTACTGGACTTAAAGCTTTAAAATATTTTCAACAAAAACGAAAAGACCTTGATGAAATAGATAAAATTTTGGATGCAAGCGGTTCTCCGCTGAAAAAGTCACTTTCTATTTTGAAAGATTTTGATGAAACTAAAAAGCGACTTAGAGAAGTTACCATGAATTATTTGAGAATGAAAGCTAACAACCTTACTGTAGAAGAGATTGGGAAATTTTCCTTATACTCTGAAAATTTAGATGGTTTTGCTAGCGAAGATATGCTTTTTTTTGTTGATTTGGCAAGAAATCGTTTTGATAATTTGATATTGTTTATTTATTCGGTTAATAATCAAAGCGCCAGTTTCGTATTGTCGATTTCAGACAAATTGTCACAAAGTTTGAGTGCAAAGGAATTAGCGAAGGTCATTACAAGTGTTACGGGTGGAGGAGCTGGTGGTCGAGACAAGGTTTCACAAGGTGGGATTAAAAATATTAACAAACTTAACTCTGCTATCATTGCTTTAAAAGATTTTTTGAAAACTGTATAA
- a CDS encoding nitroreductase family protein, protein MQEDFVKVLLSRRSHRKFLPDSVPKEDIEKIIYIATMSPSATNSQPWEYVAVYDNGVKEELANAVLKKLEFLASTLDKEKDARQIKLISKSSFYFTFFKEAPVVIFAIAKPYKSVMDFINEYFVEEDEPSFAYEASIQSVSASILQLQIAAHILGYGSCWMTAPNIARKEMGKILGIQENDKIVATIPLGKPAIKDLVPPKRKSVSEVLRFM, encoded by the coding sequence ATGCAAGAAGATTTTGTTAAAGTTCTTTTGAGTAGGCGATCTCATAGAAAATTTTTACCTGATTCAGTCCCAAAAGAGGATATTGAAAAAATTATATATATCGCAACTATGTCTCCATCTGCAACTAATTCTCAACCGTGGGAATATGTCGCGGTGTATGATAATGGTGTAAAGGAAGAGCTTGCAAATGCAGTTCTCAAAAAGCTTGAATTTCTAGCATCTACTCTTGATAAAGAAAAGGATGCCAGGCAGATAAAACTCATTTCAAAATCGAGTTTTTATTTTACCTTCTTTAAAGAGGCTCCCGTTGTAATATTTGCTATTGCGAAACCATACAAGTCTGTAATGGATTTTATAAATGAGTACTTTGTAGAAGAAGATGAACCTTCTTTTGCCTACGAGGCATCAATACAAAGCGTTTCAGCAAGTATTTTGCAACTTCAGATTGCTGCACATATATTAGGTTATGGAAGTTGTTGGATGACTGCACCAAATATTGCAAGAAAGGAAATGGGCAAGATTCTTGGGATTCAAGAAAATGATAAGATTGTTGCTACTATACCTTTAGGAAAACCTGCAATAAAAGATCTGGTTCCACCAAAACGCAAAAGCGTTAGTGAAGTGCTACGCTTTATGTAA
- a CDS encoding slipin family protein: MYEIVRFAFSSVLIFILFVIFVIAIVLPSAIRITQEYERGVVFRLGRFVGVRGPGLILLIPFVERMVKVDLRTITMDVPPQEIITKDNVPVRVNAVVYFRLVDPELGVLKVENFVRATSQIAQTTLRSVLGQSELDEMLSQREAINHRLQQIIDEQTNPWGIKVSVVELKDVEIPQEMQRAIAKQAEAERLRRAKVIIADGEFQASEKLKQAAEVMAQNPLTIQLRFLQTIADISPERNTTTILPIPINLLSHIFNPAYLQSVEKEDK; this comes from the coding sequence ATGTACGAGATTGTTAGATTTGCTTTTAGTTCAGTTTTAATTTTTATTTTATTTGTAATATTTGTAATTGCAATAGTTCTTCCAAGTGCTATAAGAATTACTCAGGAGTATGAAAGAGGTGTTGTTTTTAGATTAGGAAGATTTGTAGGAGTGAGAGGACCAGGTCTTATACTTTTAATTCCTTTTGTTGAAAGAATGGTAAAGGTAGATTTAAGAACTATTACAATGGACGTCCCTCCACAAGAGATCATTACAAAGGATAATGTTCCTGTGAGGGTAAATGCAGTAGTATATTTTAGATTAGTTGATCCTGAACTTGGAGTGCTTAAAGTTGAGAATTTTGTGAGAGCCACATCTCAAATTGCACAAACTACTTTGAGATCAGTTCTTGGTCAATCTGAGCTTGATGAAATGTTGTCACAAAGAGAAGCCATAAACCACAGACTTCAACAAATTATAGACGAACAAACTAACCCATGGGGCATTAAAGTAAGCGTAGTTGAGTTAAAAGACGTTGAAATACCTCAAGAGATGCAAAGGGCTATAGCTAAACAGGCTGAAGCGGAAAGGCTCAGAAGAGCAAAGGTTATTATCGCAGATGGAGAATTTCAGGCATCAGAGAAACTAAAACAGGCTGCCGAAGTTATGGCGCAGAACCCCTTAACCATTCAGCTAAGGTTTTTACAAACAATTGCTGATATTTCTCCTGAGAGAAACACAACTACTATACTTCCTATTCCAATAAACCTCTTGAGCCACATTTTCAATCCTGCATATTTACAAAGTGTAGAAAAAGAGGATAAATAA
- a CDS encoding NfeD family protein, whose protein sequence is MRYFNLIIITFLFCFTLSFFHKAYAGGILVLQVNGAIDPVVARYIKSGIDSANNNNMSLIVIELDTPGGLDQSMREIVQSILKSKVPVASFVYPSGARAASAGTFIVEASSLAVMSPNTSIGAAHPVMIGGGNDKTLLEKAAQDAASYIRSLAKIHGRNENWAQNSVLNSQSLNDSEALKEGAVDMVAKDLDSLVSQANGRTVVADNNKVTLNLEPNFVYYKMSFFENFLHLISNPTVASILMMIGIYGIIFELASPGLIFPGIIGFICVVLSFFALGNIPFNITGLLFIGFAVVLFVTEIFVSSFGILTIGGIISLVFGMFMLFEPSERLGYPSVLTVAIPAAILTGLLIAMLFYLVLGTRRKKPFIDFSNIIDKEVEVKDVREGTKLLLVFFDGELWSAKPVDDQIYKVGDMVKIVGKEGIVLKVRKVETT, encoded by the coding sequence ATGAGATATTTTAATCTTATAATCATAACTTTTTTGTTTTGTTTTACTTTGTCTTTTTTTCATAAAGCTTATGCAGGAGGAATTTTAGTTCTACAGGTTAATGGTGCAATAGACCCCGTGGTGGCAAGGTATATAAAAAGTGGTATTGATAGCGCAAACAACAATAATATGTCACTTATAGTAATAGAACTTGATACGCCTGGGGGGCTTGATCAATCTATGAGAGAGATAGTTCAATCTATTTTAAAATCAAAGGTGCCTGTTGCAAGCTTTGTATACCCATCTGGTGCAAGGGCAGCATCTGCAGGTACTTTTATTGTAGAAGCGTCCTCTTTGGCTGTTATGTCTCCCAATACTTCTATAGGCGCTGCTCATCCTGTGATGATTGGAGGGGGAAATGATAAGACCCTACTTGAAAAGGCAGCTCAAGATGCAGCTTCATATATTAGGAGTCTTGCGAAAATTCATGGAAGAAATGAAAATTGGGCTCAAAACTCGGTATTAAATAGTCAAAGTCTAAACGATTCAGAGGCACTTAAAGAAGGTGCAGTAGATATGGTGGCTAAAGATTTAGATTCTTTAGTTTCTCAAGCGAATGGTAGGACAGTTGTAGCTGATAATAATAAAGTGACCTTAAATTTAGAGCCAAATTTTGTGTATTATAAAATGTCTTTTTTTGAAAATTTTTTACATCTTATTTCAAATCCTACTGTGGCAAGTATATTAATGATGATCGGAATCTATGGAATTATATTTGAGTTGGCAAGTCCTGGGTTAATTTTTCCAGGAATTATTGGTTTCATATGCGTTGTGTTATCATTTTTTGCGCTTGGGAATATACCATTTAATATCACAGGACTACTTTTTATAGGATTTGCTGTTGTTCTTTTTGTTACAGAGATTTTTGTATCCTCTTTCGGTATTTTGACTATAGGTGGTATTATAAGTTTAGTTTTTGGGATGTTCATGCTTTTTGAACCTTCTGAAAGATTGGGCTATCCATCAGTTCTTACAGTTGCAATCCCGGCTGCTATATTAACTGGTTTATTGATAGCTATGCTTTTTTATCTTGTTCTAGGAACCAGAAGAAAAAAGCCATTTATAGATTTTTCCAATATTATTGACAAGGAAGTCGAAGTAAAAGATGTCAGAGAAGGCACAAAATTGCTTTTAGTTTTTTTCGATGGAGAACTTTGGAGTGCAAAACCAGTAGACGATCAAATTTATAAAGTTGGCGATATGGTAAAAATAGTAGGGAAAGAAGGTATTGTGCTTAAAGTGAGAAAAGTAGAAACAACTTAA
- a CDS encoding DUF3084 domain-containing protein yields MGHLELGFYFIPILLVLSAVVAYIADKLGKKAGKKKLSIFGLRPKHTATFMSVSSGILIAAITVVVMLSLSQNARVALFGLQTLKEEISVLTKEKNNLAQEKDRLLQEYNKSSDELKNLKLDLDNVNNEKRKLILDTINLKNENKLALSHIKEMEYQKSLLDEKIASLNSEKENLLNDISSSRALLDKLKTSIQSLRTGKLQFEAHQIIAQTIIQGGDKTMCESELNDFIQRTNSILVNELGLKNTDTVLFIPKQNIVDSINLMARNNIQFAVRILSEGNVVVGEKHILASLQVFENNLVFRKDETIVSAEIDPNLDSNLLLAKLGLLLQETNHVAKLRGIVPDPLTGTVGNVSYPVLYNAIRNIKNLSYQSKVKVSILAAEDTYAIGPLHIQIMVN; encoded by the coding sequence GTGGGACACTTAGAATTAGGGTTCTATTTTATACCAATTCTTCTTGTTCTTAGCGCGGTAGTTGCCTACATCGCAGATAAATTAGGGAAAAAAGCTGGCAAAAAAAAGCTTTCTATTTTTGGTCTAAGACCTAAACATACTGCAACCTTTATGTCTGTTAGTTCAGGAATTTTAATAGCTGCAATAACTGTTGTTGTTATGCTTTCTCTTTCTCAAAATGCGAGAGTAGCTCTTTTTGGTCTTCAGACCTTAAAAGAAGAGATTTCTGTTCTCACAAAAGAAAAAAATAATTTGGCACAAGAAAAGGATAGGCTTTTACAGGAGTACAATAAAAGTTCAGATGAATTGAAAAATCTTAAGCTTGATCTAGATAACGTCAATAATGAAAAGCGAAAACTTATTTTAGATACTATAAATCTAAAAAACGAAAATAAACTAGCTCTTTCTCATATAAAAGAAATGGAATATCAAAAATCCTTGCTGGATGAAAAAATTGCTTCTTTAAATTCTGAAAAAGAAAATTTATTAAACGATATTAGTTCTTCGAGAGCCTTGCTAGATAAGCTAAAAACATCAATTCAGTCTCTTAGGACAGGCAAGCTTCAATTTGAGGCACATCAAATAATTGCTCAAACAATAATTCAGGGCGGAGACAAAACGATGTGTGAAAGTGAACTAAATGATTTTATACAAAGGACCAACTCTATTCTTGTAAATGAATTGGGGCTAAAAAATACTGATACTGTTCTTTTTATCCCAAAGCAAAATATTGTTGATTCTATTAACTTGATGGCAAGAAACAATATTCAATTTGCGGTGAGGATACTTTCTGAGGGCAACGTTGTGGTTGGTGAGAAACATATTCTTGCCTCTCTTCAAGTTTTTGAAAACAATCTTGTTTTTAGAAAGGATGAAACAATAGTATCTGCTGAAATAGATCCAAATCTTGACAGCAATTTGCTTCTTGCTAAACTAGGACTCTTGTTACAAGAGACCAATCACGTAGCGAAGTTAAGGGGGATTGTTCCAGATCCTTTAACCGGAACTGTTGGGAACGTATCATATCCTGTTCTTTATAATGCGATAAGAAATATTAAAAATTTATCCTATCAGAGTAAAGTCAAGGTTAGTATTCTTGCAGCAGAAGATACTTATGCAATTGGTCCCTTACACATTCAAATAATGGTTAATTAG
- a CDS encoding LptF/LptG family permease, producing the protein MKDFLPFFFFGLLAFSGLMLAGESMRTIKLVADNQGSFLTGAKLAACGLPYSIAFAFPMATLLGVLMAVSRISSNWELVALRSAGLSIFKFSLPFIIIGIIFSTVSFFTFEKLAYPLLDKSRYIIAKDLKKELNTERQNVLFKLPPDSPQPKFIIFAKDYKPATMSLQDVYIQEFDNEFLKRTIYSSELSFTGNRWVASKGLSYEFSKDGIIVGRLDFEKLIVPLGVLPQTVKALPTKKPRDMSFFELLSYLSNSKDIVDKSLYVDLYNKLSLPFACFAFACIGVAFGIASERKSSAIGFGIAITTVLFYYLIFSLFTTLGYMSYLPPFIASFGADILITIFGIFMVVKWDT; encoded by the coding sequence TTGAAAGATTTTTTACCTTTTTTTTTCTTTGGCCTTCTTGCGTTTTCTGGATTGATGTTGGCTGGGGAATCAATGAGAACCATAAAATTAGTTGCTGATAATCAAGGGTCGTTTTTGACAGGCGCAAAACTTGCTGCTTGTGGGCTGCCTTATTCTATAGCGTTTGCTTTTCCAATGGCAACTCTTTTAGGTGTTTTGATGGCAGTTTCCAGGATTTCATCAAATTGGGAGCTTGTAGCTTTAAGATCTGCAGGCTTGTCTATTTTCAAATTTTCTTTGCCCTTTATAATAATTGGCATTATTTTTTCAACAGTCTCTTTTTTTACATTTGAAAAACTAGCCTATCCTCTGTTAGATAAAAGTAGATATATTATTGCAAAGGACCTAAAAAAAGAGCTTAATACCGAAAGGCAAAATGTTTTATTTAAGTTGCCTCCTGATAGCCCTCAACCAAAATTTATAATCTTCGCAAAAGACTATAAACCTGCTACAATGTCTTTACAAGACGTTTATATTCAGGAATTTGACAATGAGTTTTTGAAAAGAACAATTTATTCAAGTGAACTTTCATTTACAGGTAACAGATGGGTAGCATCAAAGGGATTGTCTTATGAATTTTCAAAGGATGGAATTATTGTGGGGAGACTTGATTTCGAAAAATTAATTGTTCCTCTTGGGGTTTTGCCTCAAACTGTAAAGGCTTTGCCTACAAAAAAGCCTAGAGATATGAGCTTTTTTGAGTTATTGAGCTATCTTTCAAATTCCAAAGACATTGTCGATAAGTCTTTGTACGTTGATTTATATAACAAACTTTCTCTTCCATTTGCGTGTTTTGCTTTTGCATGTATAGGTGTAGCTTTTGGAATAGCTTCTGAAAGAAAGTCATCTGCTATAGGTTTTGGCATTGCTATAACTACTGTTCTTTTCTATTATCTAATTTTTAGCCTGTTTACAACCCTAGGTTATATGAGTTACCTTCCTCCCTTTATAGCTTCATTCGGAGCGGACATATTAATTACAATCTTTGGGATATTTATGGTTGTCAAGTGGGACACTTAG
- a CDS encoding OstA family protein, whose protein sequence is MNFIRIFLVFFVTLFLLTGISFAETPNVKADQVYLDFGSGTWVAEGNVVITYKDYEFTGEKAEYYPNTSVLDLFNGKLSGKDVSFLAKKIILKKSDNKTNVDAFNVKDGVYKEYSFSCNELTLSDDIATLIGNASIGSSSSRMTGDKFSINLKTGKIEGTNVKSANVETSSKKDTNNSSETNTNTGQ, encoded by the coding sequence TTGAATTTTATAAGAATTTTTTTAGTTTTTTTTGTAACATTGTTTTTGCTTACAGGCATTTCTTTTGCTGAAACTCCAAATGTAAAAGCAGATCAAGTATATCTTGATTTTGGCTCTGGCACTTGGGTTGCCGAGGGAAATGTTGTAATTACTTACAAGGACTACGAGTTTACTGGTGAAAAGGCAGAATATTATCCTAATACATCTGTCCTAGACCTTTTTAATGGCAAATTAAGTGGAAAAGATGTAAGTTTTCTAGCGAAAAAAATTATTTTGAAGAAATCAGATAACAAAACTAATGTAGATGCCTTTAACGTTAAAGACGGAGTTTATAAAGAATATTCTTTTTCCTGTAACGAGCTAACTTTGTCTGATGATATAGCTACATTAATTGGAAACGCTTCAATTGGTTCTTCTTCTTCCAGAATGACAGGTGATAAGTTTTCTATAAATTTAAAAACAGGTAAGATTGAAGGAACAAACGTGAAGTCAGCCAACGTAGAAACTTCTTCAAAAAAAGATACGAACAATTCTTCTGAAACTAATACAAACACAGGACAATGA
- a CDS encoding FeoA family protein — translation MVLNKALKNKKYRVIDIKLDEKLARRLQELGIVKGGKIHMIRKAPLGDPIHICVNGQNISLRNSVCSGIVIEEDK, via the coding sequence ATGGTTCTAAATAAGGCATTAAAAAACAAAAAGTATAGAGTAATTGACATAAAACTAGATGAAAAGCTTGCAAGAAGACTTCAAGAGTTGGGAATAGTAAAAGGCGGAAAAATTCACATGATAAGAAAGGCTCCTCTAGGAGATCCTATACACATCTGCGTAAACGGTCAAAATATTTCGCTAAGGAATTCGGTTTGTTCAGGCATCGTTATAGAAGAAGACAAATAG